In Mauremys reevesii isolate NIE-2019 linkage group 13, ASM1616193v1, whole genome shotgun sequence, the sequence ataagctcaaaagcttgtttctttcatcaacagaagttggtccaaaaaggtattacctctcccaccctgtctctctaatccTGGAACCAACAAGGCCACAACATTGCATATAAAAAGCCTTCTGACACTTAGTTTTTGCACTGTTTCCCCAAAATGACGTATTTTCCACTATCATGGGAAACAAatttttaataatgggctcttcaatctaccaaacaaaaggtataacacaatccaatagctggaagttgaaaatagacaaattcagactggaaataatctatacattttaaaagagagtaattaatcactggaatagTTTACCAACATCACGATAGATtcaccatcactgacaatttttaaatcaagatcagatgtttttctagaagatctgctctaggaattattttggggaaattctatggcccatgttatacaggtggtcagactagatgatcacaatgttaccttttggctttggaatctatgaatcttggtCTAAAATTTGCTCTTAGCATGCATAATACAAATTTGTTTAAATGATTATTGACCTTTCTTGAGGGAAACATTTATACTTTATAAATTAGTTAAAAAGTGTGTGCGCTTATTTCACAGGTGGGCACAAATCCCATAATTTGATCCACACAAATCCTTGTGTCTATGTGgaccccaatgaagtcagtggtggAGCACGGGGGACTTCCCAgatggatctgattgcaggatcaggttcttgttttgtatttttacagCAATTTTGTgtttctaattatttttgttaatgtTTCCAGAAACCTTTGATCATATGTACTTAAGGATTAAGCTAGAAACAGAATATGTGGACAATAAATTAATTAGCATTGGTGTAGCTGGATTTGGGAAATAGTTGGAAAGCATTTTTAACTTTACCTCATCGTACGTGTAGTCCCTTTCTGAACCTGCCCATGCAGGTCCAGTATGAAAGCTAAAAGAAATTCCATCATCTTTTTTGCTGTCTTCATCCTCCAGAGCTGTGGGAAAGGAAAGTTGTTTGAGATTCATGAAGAACAAGTTGTTAAAAGAGGTGGACTTCTTGGACACAGTGCTAATGCTGTTTCTAGCAGCCTGTACAAGAAAATTCCCAAGAAATGCATGTTGTGAGCCGAAGTTTTCCTCCACACGTTGACGGATATGACCAGACTATAAACAAGGACCACATGGCTCCACCATTGAGATATTATTTTGCTGCTAAACGTTATAATAGAAAATCCCAAAACAAGGAGATGGCATTTTAACTAAAAAAACCTCTGCCTATTTAGGCAATAAGAATACTTTATTTGCAAGATTACCCACTTTCAACAGCAGCAAAAGCCAGGACTTAAACTTTTGGTAAGTTGGTTTTACCTTCATCCTTTTCCAATATTTCATCTTCATCTGGAAACTTCacattcttcttctttttctttttgttgccAAGCATGATATCAAGGTCATCTTCTGGTTCCACCGGCTCTTGCAAATCACCTTCAATTTTTAAATcctacaaaagaaaaaacaaaataaatcagacAGAACATATGAAAATGACACCCAACATAGCATGCTGGAAGTGAGACAGAAAATCCTTAGCAGTTCTTAAATATGACAGATTTAAATTTGAAGGAGAGATCTAGATTATGCTAAAGGCAGATGACCGACATTCCCTTGTTAGTTATACTATTGAGATGgaatttggggccagatttttaaatgcaCAACTTTGCATACATAGCTGGGGTGCATCTTCTGGTGCACATGTGCAAATCAGCATTTGTGGATATAGAAGTCtaacctttatttttttaagaacagggtttATTTTATTCCCTTGGATTGCTGAACAGTTTAGATAACATGGGGTCACGTGACCAACTATGGCCATTCCCTACTGCAGCCGGTTAGTAGGTTTTGAACTACTGACCAGTACAGGGTCACTTAGCACCTTTGACTTATTAGCGGCTTCCAGCCACACTGACACACAACCAGGGCAAGAGATCCCATGTGTCAGAGAAACTGAAGGCAAAGTTTTCCTCCAATCCTGCTCTTGCTACATATAAAGAAGTTTTTGAATGTGTAAAGAACACAGAATAACAGAGCTTAGATATGCtgtgaaggtcagaagggaagtTTTTTCCCTTAGGGTAGAGGGCAGAAAAATGTGTATATTGTGTAGCACATATCCTTGCTCTGCTGCTCTTCAGGCTTATCAGCCATGCTTAAATGAGATATATTACCTGACAGATTTACAAAAACAGGAGTCAAGAGTAAAAATACCACACACTCTTCCTAGAGTCCCTAAAGTTACACCCAATGTTTAAAGAAACCATGAGGACCAGAAACAAAGATTTTACAGGGGAAACTGTTAGCCCTTCATTTGAAAAGTTGACCTTAGGTGAAACGTAATGCACATGGCTTCTGGCATTATCCACGTTACTTTTCTCAAATCAAAAAACAATAATGGAATTATAAACCTGAACACCAgattggaggggtgtgtgtgtatatacatacacatttATTTTACAGGATTACATCTTTAGAATGCTTACTAAACACTAACTCGCCCCTTACGCCTTGCATAGAAAAGAACATTGTAAAAGAAGTATATTCAGCTAGTCCCAAGTGTACATAACGGGAACATTGTATATCATTTAATAGTGATCCATCTGGCTAATTAAGATGACTGACTGCCAAGGAATTCCTGAACTATCAATCTTAAAAGAATGGAAGAGTGAGATGCAGGCACAGGACAAGGACACAGATGGATGAAGAAAGGGAGAATTTTCAGTAAGCCCAACTTGGTTTAATTATACAAACTAGGTCATATCCTTATAAACTGACCTTTATGCCCTCTTCTGCTTCATCTATATCAAatatcttttttgttttcttcttttttttcttttggttgaaGAAGTTTAAGTCATCCAGATCATCTGATGCATCTAAAAAATCAGAAAGTTGAAAAGACCAGGATTAGCAATCATGTTACCAGTTTAGCAACTAATGGTatgtgtctacattgcaatacaAACCCATGCTTGAGCCtaacctcccccccgccccccatttccccctcatctacactgcagttgcgCTAACTCAGGGCTTGGACCCATGGTTCCAGGACCCTGTAGGGCTGGAAGGTCTGAGCTTGAGTTTTGAGTTAAGCCAGGACCCAGAGTACAAACCCTAttgttttgctgtgtagacacagctGCACATGACTCAGGTCCCAAGAGTCAGCTGAAGTATCCCACCATTTCATGGGACAACTTCCTTAGCCCTCTCTATGCCAACAATCTGCAATCCACTCTTGAAAATGgaaaccaccccccccccacacacacttttgccAATGTCAGCAGCTTAAGTCAGTGTGTTAACCCATTATCTTCTGATCTCCAACCTGCAAGTGCACTATCAGAGAGCCTCCTGGATTTGTAATGGAGAGCAAACTGATCAAGCCTCTTCCTGGTAACATGCAGGGCGGGCAGTACATTTTCccctcccacagtgcaccacagtcctagggctagagcagccacgtttgttttttgttgtttttttggggggtgaagTGGGGGGCGGTGTGGAGGTGAAAGCgagagagaaaggggagggaGGTGTGTATTAGAGATTCTGGGATATGGTTACTTTGACTGAGGTctgcacactgcagtgtggatgccagcGCCCCAGGTTTGAGCACCTATTAGAAAACTCTTAACATAGGGTTAAAATAAAATGGGGATGCTCAAGCCCATGGTTCCCTAACATGGGTCAACTGACTCAAGTctcactaaccctgggcttaaactgcagtatagacataccctaagtattcTGGGTTCAGATATGGATTTTCAAAAACAATACCCCTGAAAGACTTAAAGGGACACCTACTCACTAGGATAAACTagtcaggttaaaaaaaatagctaGTTTAGTAGGTACAAGTGCTACACATGCCACAGAATACCCCTTGACAATTTTTGTGGCATACAATCACGTTttcctatttattttaaatattttttccatcttccctgTTGCTGTTCCTCACACAAGGGGAAACTGACCACAGAAAGGAAAATTTGTGCTTCTGATAGAGAAACTTGACTTCACAAAAAAATATGGAAAAGAGATAAAATTGCCTTTTCAATCATTTTAGGTGTTACAAGTACCAGGTTAATTTTACACATAAATGTGATTTTAAGTTAGTAATGTCCCTTCAGTTTACTTCATGTTATCAGTCATCTCAATATGGCTAACTTCAGTTAAAGTGAGTCGAATACAACTGCAAGTTATTTCTTGCAAGATCTTGAAGAGTACAATATTGGATTAACTGGCTATTGTCATTGACCAGGACACCAAGAAAAACTTGTCTTGCAATGATTTTGAGTATTTCCCCTCCTAACTTTTACTGTTACTCCGAAATTATTGCAACTGCTTTTTGGTTCTACATTAAATGGGCTCAGAATACAAAGAACTAGAACTATAATACAGCAGACCACAAGAATTTTGGCAGTTTTTAGAGCACCTCTCAATTTTGTTCATGACAAAGACTTCAGTTGCAGTGGAGAAAGCGGAGTTTTTGTAAATTAAGACACCATTTTGCTTACAGGAGTACAGCAGACAAGCtcaagaaggagagagaagaaatcaCTTTTACATATTTGTGTTACAGCAGTACCTAGAAGCCCAATCAGAGCCAAGGCCTTATTGTGGTCAATTGTCTTCATGTACTTGTACATAGCCCTTGCCCTGAGGACACACAGCTGGGAGCCATGTTTTGAAGCTGCCAACTGAAATGTTTCACTATACCTTTCTTCCTACTGTCCTCTTCATCAGCTTCTATATCTTTGTCCTCTGTTGGTTCTGGTTCTACTTCCTTTGTTTCTGACAACTGTGTCTCTTCTGCTTGTGTCTCTCCTCCTTCTTCATCCAGCATGAAGggcttcttctttttcttcttcttcttgctcATAGTGGGATCAAAAATCATCTGTAAAAGTCAAGTGTTCATTAGCAACATTATTTACCATCATTTAATTTGTTAcagtacaggggcggctctaggctttttgctgccccaagcacggcaggcaggctgcctctggcggtttgcctgcgggaggtccgccaaagccgcgagaccagcggaccctccgcaggcaagcctgcgggaggcaccctgcctgccgcccccccgcggcttgctgccccaagcacgtgcttggcgtgctggggcctggagccgcccctgttacaGTAGCACCAGCAGACTTTATGCAGGTTACTTTGAAAGAGGCCATCGTACAGCACTCTTTTCAGCTAACTCAGTAGTCCTTAGGCTTTGGCCCAAAGTGGGAGTATGTCTATACTATAACTGATGGTTATGTTTTAACTTAGTTAGCTGATAACTAGTCCAAGTTAACATGACTCCAAATGCTTGTTTAGAAGCATGATAAATGTTTGTCCCAGGACAGATCTCTAAAGTAACCTTTTATTCTAGTACTGAGGCTCTTCGGTTTTGTCTACACTTCGtgaattttttcaaaagtttccagCCATTTTAACACCAGTTCACCTAagttaaatcaggatttaaatcaCCCATGTGTAAAGCCTCaatttaaatagattttaataaacttttccatctgtacttcagttattttctacAGTAAGGTGAATTATCATTGGGTGATATAACCACTAAATATGTTGATTTATAACTAAATAAAGcatttacactaaatttggtgcatCTTTTTGCTACCTAGTGACGAGGTACATGATGAGGGCTCCTGGCGTCAGAGATGGAGTCCCAATGCCTGTGAGGTCTCTGCTAGTCTCTTGCACCCAGTAGCACAGCCCCTATATCCGCCACAGATCAAGCCCTTAATATGGCACATGACTTACTGTGCCATATTTATAGagcttgacctcaaaagttagaaTTAAGAGAACATCTCTCTTTACAGAGAAAAGCAATCTTTAACTCAAAGTGTTTAACAGAGACTCATGGATTCAGcaaacttatttatttaaatgttctgTGATTACAAGTGGTTTAGTCCTTAGcacattttgtattaaattcagatttcattttaaacaggtttatttttaaaaagaaaaacttataattttaaacaaaataaaaaaatctgatttaaataaaaaacatctATTTTTATCAACCCTGAGTTCAGCTGAACAGGTATTAGAGTTGGGAGCCTTAGGGTAGATTGGCCTCCAGCTGCATTTCCATTTAAGGAGGGTTTCCTTCACTgcagtaaatccacctctctcAGAGGTGGTAGGTAGGGCAACAGAAGAATTAATTTATCAACCTACTGGTGTCTACACCAGGaattaggtcagcttaactatgtctctcaggggtgtgaatttttcacactcctgagcaacgtaGCTAGGCTGACCTATGTTTTAGGTAAAGCAGACCTCTGTCTGAGAAAGGTTACATTCATGAGGTGCTGAACCTGTGTCAGAGGCTAGAGAATTTTTTCCAAaaagtgtcactagagtagaCAAGGCTTACATCACTCACTCCTCAGTTACCTGTTATTTCTATTCTTCAGCTTCAGTTATCGCAGCAAGGTTAttactaagagtatgtctacactgtaacgTATGCCAAGAGTTAGTGGGACTTGTTCCCTAACACAGGTCAGTTGGTCCATGGGCTTGAGCGTCTCCATTGTGTTTTAACACCGTGTTAAGACTTGTCTAACCCATGCTAGCACCTAGGGCTCAGGCATCCATGTTGCAATGCAC encodes:
- the EIF2S2 gene encoding eukaryotic translation initiation factor 2 subunit 2 — translated: MSGDEMIFDPTMSKKKKKKKKPFMLDEEGGETQAEETQLSETKEVEPEPTEDKDIEADEEDSRKKDASDDLDDLNFFNQKKKKKKTKKIFDIDEAEEGIKDLKIEGDLQEPVEPEDDLDIMLGNKKKKKKNVKFPDEDEILEKDEALEDEDSKKDDGISFSFHTGPAWAGSERDYTYDELLNRVFNIMREKNPDMVAGEKRKFVMKPPQVVRVGTKKTSFVNFTDICKLLHRQPKHLLAFLLAELGTSGSIDGNNQLVIKGRFQQKQIENVLRRYIKEYVTCHTCRSPDTILQKDTRLYFLQCETCHSRCSVASIKTGFQAVTGKRAQLRAKAN